In one window of Megalopta genalis isolate 19385.01 chromosome 8, iyMegGena1_principal, whole genome shotgun sequence DNA:
- the boca gene encoding LDLR chaperone boca — MKREIIICSIFLVLYVNATNNVKSEKKKSWKDKDIRDMTDADLEHLLDQWEENDEPLEPDELPEHLRPSPKVDISQLDMSNPDNVLKMTKRGKGVMMFVDINEDVSTEEADVIMKIWQTSLQNNHIIAERYLIDQKRCVFLFREGSQAVDAKNYLLQQPELSHVTLEGQVYYREQEKQSATRGKTNKTKKKNEEL; from the exons ATGAAGCGAGAAATTATAATTTGTAGCATATTTCTTGTGCTTTACGTTAATGCCACTAATAACGTTAAATCGGAGAAGAAGAAATCATGGAAAGACAAGGATATACGCGATATGACCGACGCAGATTTAGAGCACTTGTTAGACCAGTGGGAG GAGAACGATGAACCTTTAGAACCGGATGAATTACCGGAACATCTTAGACCAAGTCCAAAAGTTGACATATCGCAG CTTGATATGTCGAATCCTGACAATGTTCTTAAAATGACTAAGAGAGGCAAAGGTGTGATGATGTTTGTTGACATTAACGAAGATGTTTCAACTGAAGAAGCTGAtgtaataatgaaaatatggCAGACTAGTTTACAAAATAATCATATTATTGCTGAAAG ATATCTAATAGATCAGAAAAGATGCGTGTTCCTATTCCGTGAGGGATCTCAGGCGGTAGATGCGAAGAACTATTTGTTGCAACAACCAGAATTGTCACACGTTACGCTCGAAGGGCAAGTTTATTACAGAGAACAAGAGAAACAG AGTGCAACCAGAGggaaaacaaataaaacaaagaaGAAGAACGAGGAAttgtaa
- the LOC117227767 gene encoding putative carbonic anhydrase 3 isoform X1, with amino-acid sequence MNIITIISSLMTISLVEGHFGYSRKDQHVWFKKFKSCGGQLQSPISILSSRSLAVPLPALEMIGYHDYLQDMLQLKNNGHSVVMSINNGTRSKRLPYVFGATLPENEEFKVDHLHFHWGAKNNRGSEHILNDIRYPMEMHIVHRNKAYSNLSDALYHKDSLVVLGVFFQLQDKDNMLLQPILNLLGKVKWLNEETKLGTPITLASLLPDNTDEFYVYKGSLTTPPCSEVVTWIIFSTPVAISFNQLTKFRLLSDSVERKLADNYRMLQDIGLRKIYVRRLNSYTFTKYNGTTFNVTNLDWFWH; translated from the exons atgaatattattacaattattagttCATTGATGACCA TTTCACTTGTTGAGGGGCATTTTGGGTACAGTAGAAAAG ATCAGCATGTGTggtttaaaaaattcaaatcgtgtGGTGGGCAGCTACAATCTCCGATATCAATATTATCATCCAGATCGCTTGCTGTTCCTTTACCAGCTCTAGAAATGATCGGTTATCATGATTATCTCCAAGACATGCTTCAATTAAAGAACAATGGTCATTCAG TTGTAATGAGTATAAATAATGGTACAAGAAGTAAGCGCTTGCCATATGTATTTGGTGCTACGCTTCCTGAAAATGAAGAGTTCAAGGTAGATCATTTACACTTTCACTGGGGCGCAAAGAACAACAGAGGATCTGAGCACATATTGAATGATATCAGGTACCCAATGGAGATGCATATAGTTCATAGAAATAAGGCATATTCAAATCTGTCCGACGCATTATATCATAAAGACAGTCTTGTAGTTTTGGGTGTATTTTTTCAA TTGCAGGACAAAGACAATATGTTATTGCAGCCCATTCTGAATTTACTAGGAAAAGTAAAATGGTTGAACGAGGAAACAAAATTAGGTACCCCTATAACATTAGCTTCCCTATTGCCTGACAACACAGATGAATTTTATGTTTATAAGGGATCCTTAACGACACCTCCATGTAGCGAAGTGGTAACATGGATAATCTTTTCAACTCCTGTTGCAATATCCTTCAATCAG ctaacaaaatttagattactGTCCGATAGCGTGGAACGAAAGTTGGCAGATAATTACAGAATGCTTCAGGACATAGGATTGAGAAAAATATACGTCAGAAGACTAAATTCATATACATTTACAAAATACAATGGGACAACATTTAATGTTACGAATCTAGACTGGTTTTGGCATTAA
- the LOC117227865 gene encoding uncharacterized protein LOC117227865 isoform X2, which yields MEFALWLQTLDLSHNMITSADELACLPNLKYVNLGYNKLEAVPVFNKAVSHTLRILVLKNNYIENLDGLQNLGNLTELDLSFNCLMDHSRLWVLENMSTLLSVSLKGNPLSYHPKHRLLCMKYLHSCLSDSQFVLDHSSLSKKEKQIITNNRQRTTKFVQSTSTEFLASTSNSVNSTVLSVSINSSTLSENGVGKSTENSVEKSLIKRKIVKEAVIAEGEQEKNDSGEPNACSSYLETSKLHLETKKEILALRNKFGEQNWLSSYAGTFVQDTDLQASPFFLLTSDSTDDILEETLNTETSGMPSDDDSINNLQADVREKSVHSVTENSESDNVEEARNEKSNEFEETVSATALNEATKAFVDPEPIFDPEKETGDIYTVQKNKNDHELESLFLIISVDDIKERDSLTGKLINSWSTKSVLSCVLGRSEPITVDIIFDTTREHRQNRRYFVEPGDAEKIVTTLGETLKKRPILLKVFKCMKCSTHFSQDTEYVTTLSIGVKRLKCPTCESTLVIETDELSTVDVENDFSEDSSECLSKDQNSEHTIKARLQHSDSYSSIGGTEGGAISVTTPLMHSESHTQVQVSCSATSLEESRESTSSANALNKKYESDIEILSNPSEGSIEVLDEASRTHLTPHRKRSSEERRTAVAPSLLTIPDAIPIKTGLTESSSSGSLTDSVCTAYENKITRQANTDEKSLNTSNNKETKFASVTNLTTLLGGLLQSIKIDSNKSLMTKAEESSHFLSNNIQYSYTDFSSIDHRIKLHIILNIFKHQNEELILLLRADILMQNAKDPFPGCLVLSTSKVYVLQIDGSEGEDPQRWLHKEISWTMDRLRSFAPLPFKQGVLIELEQPNKLNEQLQPTIQFLCILQDFQRTSNFLFYISDMSLPPSCEIEFAVPEHCTASMHQLLKNCKNYQDGDAVRLLALFRSGSIKCQHDELQEKLSSFIVTANVLVICNMHWLLPDNKEVPRLIREQPLSNLVGVEHNDLSLTLNFLDEIAGQEELWVLDFVSVNAAETVINSIRPPWEELFSIPLQITTCKTSDTTDT from the exons ATGGAATTCGCACTTTGGTTGCAGACACTAGACTTGAGTCATAACATGATAACGTCTGCGGATGAATTGGCTTGTTTACCTAACTTGAAATATGTTAATCTAGGGTACAACAAACTAGAGGCGGTACCTGTTTTCAATAAAGCTGTATCTCATACATTACGAATATTAGTATTAAAAAACAATTACATAGAAAATTTAGATG GTTTGCAAAATTTAGGAAATTTAACAGAATTAGATCTATCCTTTAACTGTTTGATGGATCATTCGAGGTTGTGGGTCTTGGAAAATATGTCCACATTGTTATCGGTTTCATTAAAGGGTAACCCTTTATCGTATCATCCAAAGCATCGATTATTATGTATGAAATATTTGCATTCGTGTTTAAGTGATAGTCAG TTCGTTTTAGACCATTCATCGCTCTCCAAAAAGGAAAAGCAAATCATTACCAACAACCGACAGCGTACAACGAAATTTGTACAATCTACGTCAACTGAATTCTTAGCTTCGACGTCAAATTCAGTGAATTCAACTGTCTTATCTGTTTCTATAAACTCGTCTACGTTAAGTGAAAACGGAGTAGGAAAGTCTACAGAAAATAGTGTAGAAAAATCCCTCATCAAAAGAAAGATCGTGAAAGAAGCTGTTATCGCAGAAGGCGAACAAGAAAAGAATGACTCTGGAGAACCTAACGCTTGTAGTTCTTATCTAG AGACTTCAAAGCTCCATTTGGAGAcgaaaaaggaaattttagcctTAAGGAATAAGTTTGGCGAACAGAACTGGTTAAGCAGTTATGCTGGTACGTTCGTTCAAGATACGGATTTGCAAGCATCTCCATTTTTTTTGCTGACTTCGGATTCTACAGACGATATTCTAGAAGAAACACTAAATACTGAGACGTCTGGAATGCCATCAGACGATGATTCAATTAATAACTTGCAAGCAGATGTAAGAGAAAAATCTGTACATTCGGTGACGGAAAATAGCGAAAGCGATAACGTTGAAGAAGCCCGTAATGagaaatcaaacgagtttgagGAAACTGTTTCCGCAACGGCGTTGAATGAAGCAACAAAAGCTTTTGTAGATCCTGAACCTATTTTTGATCCAGAAAAGG AAACAGGAGACATATACACAGTTcaaaagaacaaaaacgatCATGAATTAGAGAGTTTATTCTTGATAATATCAGTAGA TGACATTAAAGAAAGAGATTCACTTACGGGAAAACTAATAAACAGTTGGTCCACAAAGTCAGTGTTATCGTGTGTATTGGGTAGAAGTGAACCGATCACAGTCGATATAATATTTGATACGACTAGGGAACATCGTCAAAATAGAAGATATTTTGTGGAACCAGGGGATGCAGAG AAAATAGTGACTACACTTGGTGAAACATTAAAGAAGCGGCCGATATTATTGAAAGTTTTTAAATGCATGAAATGTTCTACACATTTTTCTCAAGATACTGAATACGTTACTACATTAAGCATAG GTGTAAAACGATTAAAATGTCCTACTTGCGAAAGTACTTTGGTCATAGAAACGGACGAATTGTCAACAGTGGATGTGGAAAACGATTTTTCCGAAGATTCATCAGAGTGTTTGTCTAAAGATCAAAATTCAGAACACACTATAAAAGCTAGATTACAACATTCTGATTCTTATTCTAGCATTG GTGGAACGGAGGGTGGAGCTATATCCGTCACCACACCTCTGATGCACTCCGAATCTCACACTCAAGTACAAGTCAGCT GTTCTGCTACAAGCTTGGAAGAATCCAGAGAATCTACGTCATCTGCAAATGCGCTAAATAAAAAGTATGAAAGTGATATTGAAATACTCAGCAATCCGAGTGAGGGTAGTATTGAAGTTTTGGACGAAGCATCCAG AACTCACCTGACACCGCACAGGAAGCGTTCTTCAGAAGAAAGACGCACTGCTGTTGCTCCATCTCTCTTAACCATACCGGATGCAATACCAATTAAGACTGGTTTAACTGAGAGTAGTTCTTCAG GTTCACTGACAGACAGTGTTTGTACTGcgtatgaaaataaaataactagaCAAGCTAACACAGATGAGAAATCCCTTAACACTAGTAACAATAAAGAGACCAAATTTGCATCCGTAACTAATTTGACGACTCTGCTAGGTG GTCTACTTCAAAGCATAAAAATTGATAGTAACAAATCATTGATGACGAAAGCAGAGGAATCGTCGCATTTCTTGAGCAATAATATTCAGTATTCTTATACAGATTTCAGCAGTATAGATCACAGAATAAAACTACacattatattgaatatatttaagCACCAAAATGAAGAACTTATTCTTCTGCTTAGG GCGGACATTCTGATGCAGAATGCAAAGGATCCATTTCCTGGATGCCTTGTTTTATCTACATCGAAAGTTTATGTTCTTCAAATCGATGGATCGGAAGG AGAAGATCCACAACGTTGGTTGCACAAGGAAATCAGTTGGACGATGGATAGGCTAAGGTCTTTTGCACCGTTGCCCTTCAAACAGGGTGTCTTAATTGAATTGGAACAGCCTAATAAATTAAATGAACAGCTACAGCCAACTATTCAATTTTTATGCATTCTGCAAGATTTTCAGAGAACGTCTAATTTTCTGTTTTATATCTCTG ACATGTCTTTACCACCAAGTTGTGAGATTGAATTCGCTGTGCCAGAACATTGCACCGCATCGATGCATCAACTATTAAAAAATTGCAAGAATTATCAGGATGGAGATGCTGTTAGACTGTTAGCATTGTTCCGTTCTGGCTCGATAAAGTGCCAACATGACGAACTGCAAGAAAAACTGTCCTCTTTCATCGTAACCGCAAACGTTTTAGTGATATGCAATATGCACTGGCTTTTGCCAGACAATAAAGAAGTGCCACGCTTAATTAGGGAACAGCCTCTAAGCAATTTAGTCGGAGTA GAACATAACGATTTATCGTTAACGTTGAACTTCTTGGACGAGATAGCAGGTCAGGAGGAATTATGGGTTTTAGATTTTGTGTCTGTAAATGCTGCCGAAACTGTTATTAATTCTATAAGACCGCCGTGGGAAGAATTGTTCTCGATTCCTTTACAAATTACTACTTGTAAAACATCTGACACGACGGACACGTGA
- the LOC117227865 gene encoding uncharacterized protein LOC117227865 isoform X1 produces the protein MDVEEITKLSKLLRENGDKVLCASSKLSLSSSLIFDLNEGFSLIMNQVEDLESSFQVCNSSKIVLFRDLKFLHDFVQKIVGLKVFECPNSPRIPVDISKFRHLKHLELKKIDIRSVKGLQGIRGQLQSIICTGKQGVCAVKQLLARCGGDASFGFVWSSLKHLALPYNALNKLDASMEFALWLQTLDLSHNMITSADELACLPNLKYVNLGYNKLEAVPVFNKAVSHTLRILVLKNNYIENLDGLQNLGNLTELDLSFNCLMDHSRLWVLENMSTLLSVSLKGNPLSYHPKHRLLCMKYLHSCLSDSQFVLDHSSLSKKEKQIITNNRQRTTKFVQSTSTEFLASTSNSVNSTVLSVSINSSTLSENGVGKSTENSVEKSLIKRKIVKEAVIAEGEQEKNDSGEPNACSSYLETSKLHLETKKEILALRNKFGEQNWLSSYAGTFVQDTDLQASPFFLLTSDSTDDILEETLNTETSGMPSDDDSINNLQADVREKSVHSVTENSESDNVEEARNEKSNEFEETVSATALNEATKAFVDPEPIFDPEKETGDIYTVQKNKNDHELESLFLIISVDDIKERDSLTGKLINSWSTKSVLSCVLGRSEPITVDIIFDTTREHRQNRRYFVEPGDAEKIVTTLGETLKKRPILLKVFKCMKCSTHFSQDTEYVTTLSIGVKRLKCPTCESTLVIETDELSTVDVENDFSEDSSECLSKDQNSEHTIKARLQHSDSYSSIGGTEGGAISVTTPLMHSESHTQVQVSCSATSLEESRESTSSANALNKKYESDIEILSNPSEGSIEVLDEASRTHLTPHRKRSSEERRTAVAPSLLTIPDAIPIKTGLTESSSSGSLTDSVCTAYENKITRQANTDEKSLNTSNNKETKFASVTNLTTLLGGLLQSIKIDSNKSLMTKAEESSHFLSNNIQYSYTDFSSIDHRIKLHIILNIFKHQNEELILLLRADILMQNAKDPFPGCLVLSTSKVYVLQIDGSEGEDPQRWLHKEISWTMDRLRSFAPLPFKQGVLIELEQPNKLNEQLQPTIQFLCILQDFQRTSNFLFYISDMSLPPSCEIEFAVPEHCTASMHQLLKNCKNYQDGDAVRLLALFRSGSIKCQHDELQEKLSSFIVTANVLVICNMHWLLPDNKEVPRLIREQPLSNLVGVEHNDLSLTLNFLDEIAGQEELWVLDFVSVNAAETVINSIRPPWEELFSIPLQITTCKTSDTTDT, from the exons ATGGACGTGGAAGAAATAACGAAACTTAGCAAATTGTTACGCGAAAATGGAGACAAAGTGTTATGTGCGTCCAGCAAGCTCTCCTTGTCAAGCTCATTAATCTTTGACTTGAACGAAGGTTTTAGTTTGATTATGAATCAAGTGGAAGACTTGGAATCTTCTTTCCAAGTATGCAACAGTTCTAAAATCGTTCTATTCAGGGACCTGAAATTTCTACATGATTTTGTGCAGAAAATAGTTGGTCTAAAAGTGTTTGAATGTCCAAATAGTCCTAGGATTCCTGTCGATATATCAAAATTCAGGCATTtgaagcatttggagctgaaaaAGATTGATATTAGGAGCGTGAAAGGACTGCAGGGAATCAGGGGACAACTACAAAGTATTATCTGTACTGGAAAACAAGGTGTTTGTGCTGTAAAGCAATTATTAG CTAGATGTGGCGGTGATGCCAGTTTTGGATTTGTCTGGAGTTCATTAAAACATTTAGCATTACCTTACAATGCACTAAACAAATTGGATGCATCTATGGAATTCGCACTTTGGTTGCAGACACTAGACTTGAGTCATAACATGATAACGTCTGCGGATGAATTGGCTTGTTTACCTAACTTGAAATATGTTAATCTAGGGTACAACAAACTAGAGGCGGTACCTGTTTTCAATAAAGCTGTATCTCATACATTACGAATATTAGTATTAAAAAACAATTACATAGAAAATTTAGATG GTTTGCAAAATTTAGGAAATTTAACAGAATTAGATCTATCCTTTAACTGTTTGATGGATCATTCGAGGTTGTGGGTCTTGGAAAATATGTCCACATTGTTATCGGTTTCATTAAAGGGTAACCCTTTATCGTATCATCCAAAGCATCGATTATTATGTATGAAATATTTGCATTCGTGTTTAAGTGATAGTCAG TTCGTTTTAGACCATTCATCGCTCTCCAAAAAGGAAAAGCAAATCATTACCAACAACCGACAGCGTACAACGAAATTTGTACAATCTACGTCAACTGAATTCTTAGCTTCGACGTCAAATTCAGTGAATTCAACTGTCTTATCTGTTTCTATAAACTCGTCTACGTTAAGTGAAAACGGAGTAGGAAAGTCTACAGAAAATAGTGTAGAAAAATCCCTCATCAAAAGAAAGATCGTGAAAGAAGCTGTTATCGCAGAAGGCGAACAAGAAAAGAATGACTCTGGAGAACCTAACGCTTGTAGTTCTTATCTAG AGACTTCAAAGCTCCATTTGGAGAcgaaaaaggaaattttagcctTAAGGAATAAGTTTGGCGAACAGAACTGGTTAAGCAGTTATGCTGGTACGTTCGTTCAAGATACGGATTTGCAAGCATCTCCATTTTTTTTGCTGACTTCGGATTCTACAGACGATATTCTAGAAGAAACACTAAATACTGAGACGTCTGGAATGCCATCAGACGATGATTCAATTAATAACTTGCAAGCAGATGTAAGAGAAAAATCTGTACATTCGGTGACGGAAAATAGCGAAAGCGATAACGTTGAAGAAGCCCGTAATGagaaatcaaacgagtttgagGAAACTGTTTCCGCAACGGCGTTGAATGAAGCAACAAAAGCTTTTGTAGATCCTGAACCTATTTTTGATCCAGAAAAGG AAACAGGAGACATATACACAGTTcaaaagaacaaaaacgatCATGAATTAGAGAGTTTATTCTTGATAATATCAGTAGA TGACATTAAAGAAAGAGATTCACTTACGGGAAAACTAATAAACAGTTGGTCCACAAAGTCAGTGTTATCGTGTGTATTGGGTAGAAGTGAACCGATCACAGTCGATATAATATTTGATACGACTAGGGAACATCGTCAAAATAGAAGATATTTTGTGGAACCAGGGGATGCAGAG AAAATAGTGACTACACTTGGTGAAACATTAAAGAAGCGGCCGATATTATTGAAAGTTTTTAAATGCATGAAATGTTCTACACATTTTTCTCAAGATACTGAATACGTTACTACATTAAGCATAG GTGTAAAACGATTAAAATGTCCTACTTGCGAAAGTACTTTGGTCATAGAAACGGACGAATTGTCAACAGTGGATGTGGAAAACGATTTTTCCGAAGATTCATCAGAGTGTTTGTCTAAAGATCAAAATTCAGAACACACTATAAAAGCTAGATTACAACATTCTGATTCTTATTCTAGCATTG GTGGAACGGAGGGTGGAGCTATATCCGTCACCACACCTCTGATGCACTCCGAATCTCACACTCAAGTACAAGTCAGCT GTTCTGCTACAAGCTTGGAAGAATCCAGAGAATCTACGTCATCTGCAAATGCGCTAAATAAAAAGTATGAAAGTGATATTGAAATACTCAGCAATCCGAGTGAGGGTAGTATTGAAGTTTTGGACGAAGCATCCAG AACTCACCTGACACCGCACAGGAAGCGTTCTTCAGAAGAAAGACGCACTGCTGTTGCTCCATCTCTCTTAACCATACCGGATGCAATACCAATTAAGACTGGTTTAACTGAGAGTAGTTCTTCAG GTTCACTGACAGACAGTGTTTGTACTGcgtatgaaaataaaataactagaCAAGCTAACACAGATGAGAAATCCCTTAACACTAGTAACAATAAAGAGACCAAATTTGCATCCGTAACTAATTTGACGACTCTGCTAGGTG GTCTACTTCAAAGCATAAAAATTGATAGTAACAAATCATTGATGACGAAAGCAGAGGAATCGTCGCATTTCTTGAGCAATAATATTCAGTATTCTTATACAGATTTCAGCAGTATAGATCACAGAATAAAACTACacattatattgaatatatttaagCACCAAAATGAAGAACTTATTCTTCTGCTTAGG GCGGACATTCTGATGCAGAATGCAAAGGATCCATTTCCTGGATGCCTTGTTTTATCTACATCGAAAGTTTATGTTCTTCAAATCGATGGATCGGAAGG AGAAGATCCACAACGTTGGTTGCACAAGGAAATCAGTTGGACGATGGATAGGCTAAGGTCTTTTGCACCGTTGCCCTTCAAACAGGGTGTCTTAATTGAATTGGAACAGCCTAATAAATTAAATGAACAGCTACAGCCAACTATTCAATTTTTATGCATTCTGCAAGATTTTCAGAGAACGTCTAATTTTCTGTTTTATATCTCTG ACATGTCTTTACCACCAAGTTGTGAGATTGAATTCGCTGTGCCAGAACATTGCACCGCATCGATGCATCAACTATTAAAAAATTGCAAGAATTATCAGGATGGAGATGCTGTTAGACTGTTAGCATTGTTCCGTTCTGGCTCGATAAAGTGCCAACATGACGAACTGCAAGAAAAACTGTCCTCTTTCATCGTAACCGCAAACGTTTTAGTGATATGCAATATGCACTGGCTTTTGCCAGACAATAAAGAAGTGCCACGCTTAATTAGGGAACAGCCTCTAAGCAATTTAGTCGGAGTA GAACATAACGATTTATCGTTAACGTTGAACTTCTTGGACGAGATAGCAGGTCAGGAGGAATTATGGGTTTTAGATTTTGTGTCTGTAAATGCTGCCGAAACTGTTATTAATTCTATAAGACCGCCGTGGGAAGAATTGTTCTCGATTCCTTTACAAATTACTACTTGTAAAACATCTGACACGACGGACACGTGA
- the LOC117227870 gene encoding mitotic-spindle organizing protein 1 gives MSQTGEKERNRANMSEPVHHQINAARKTFQTLYQISKLLNTNLDPTTLGICIRLCENGVNPYALATVVKELQREVNAMNNPTT, from the exons ATGTCTCAAACGGGAGA AAAGGAACGGAACCGAGCCAACATGTCAGAACCTGTGCATCACCAAATAAATGCTGCTCGAAAAACGTTTCAAACACTATACCAGATCTCGAAATTATTAAACACGAACTTGGACCCAACTACGTTAGGCATATGCATTAGATTATGCGAGAATGGAGTGAATCCGTATGCACTTGCAACTGTGGTAAAAGAACTGCAGAGAGAAGTGAACGCTATGAATAATCCGACGACTTAA
- the LOC117227767 gene encoding putative carbonic anhydrase 3 isoform X2: MNIITIISSLMTISLVEGHFGYSRKDQHVWFKKFKSCGGQLQSPISILSSRSLAVPLPALEMIGYHDYLQDMLQLKNNGHSVVMSINNGTRSKRLPYVFGATLPENEEFKVDHLHFHWGAKNNRGSEHILNDIRYPMEMHIVHRNKAYSNLSDALYHKDSLVVLGVFFQDKDNMLLQPILNLLGKVKWLNEETKLGTPITLASLLPDNTDEFYVYKGSLTTPPCSEVVTWIIFSTPVAISFNQLTKFRLLSDSVERKLADNYRMLQDIGLRKIYVRRLNSYTFTKYNGTTFNVTNLDWFWH; encoded by the exons atgaatattattacaattattagttCATTGATGACCA TTTCACTTGTTGAGGGGCATTTTGGGTACAGTAGAAAAG ATCAGCATGTGTggtttaaaaaattcaaatcgtgtGGTGGGCAGCTACAATCTCCGATATCAATATTATCATCCAGATCGCTTGCTGTTCCTTTACCAGCTCTAGAAATGATCGGTTATCATGATTATCTCCAAGACATGCTTCAATTAAAGAACAATGGTCATTCAG TTGTAATGAGTATAAATAATGGTACAAGAAGTAAGCGCTTGCCATATGTATTTGGTGCTACGCTTCCTGAAAATGAAGAGTTCAAGGTAGATCATTTACACTTTCACTGGGGCGCAAAGAACAACAGAGGATCTGAGCACATATTGAATGATATCAGGTACCCAATGGAGATGCATATAGTTCATAGAAATAAGGCATATTCAAATCTGTCCGACGCATTATATCATAAAGACAGTCTTGTAGTTTTGGGTGTATTTTTTCAA GACAAAGACAATATGTTATTGCAGCCCATTCTGAATTTACTAGGAAAAGTAAAATGGTTGAACGAGGAAACAAAATTAGGTACCCCTATAACATTAGCTTCCCTATTGCCTGACAACACAGATGAATTTTATGTTTATAAGGGATCCTTAACGACACCTCCATGTAGCGAAGTGGTAACATGGATAATCTTTTCAACTCCTGTTGCAATATCCTTCAATCAG ctaacaaaatttagattactGTCCGATAGCGTGGAACGAAAGTTGGCAGATAATTACAGAATGCTTCAGGACATAGGATTGAGAAAAATATACGTCAGAAGACTAAATTCATATACATTTACAAAATACAATGGGACAACATTTAATGTTACGAATCTAGACTGGTTTTGGCATTAA